One stretch of Girardinichthys multiradiatus isolate DD_20200921_A chromosome 2, DD_fGirMul_XY1, whole genome shotgun sequence DNA includes these proteins:
- the LOC124880014 gene encoding uncharacterized protein LOC124880014, protein MVSTSETKSQKESSHLDSSEPGGELIGKASSFRLPSYTSHSQEGSTFITDNSITDTYETSDDQESKLTGSVTFIKRLKSALKGSGKHKSIKKRLNAEAEAGEDECKPDGTETFSSVHVEMITEVEGEKFKSEDPGVIHVDSTSDAEKKHCKSEETPSYLPYDDFSHLTGNIEEESTVTDFVKNMQSTSETKSQKESSHLDSSEPGGKLIGKESSFRLPSYTKDSQEALKGSETFIQRVKSGVNDLGKHKQCQKDQQTEKKDLSEGSSKSIAPDTVSITTKLDQSSFYTEAISQSETEGFNSEEIQPVGTSMSKTVCCMPSLLSTKFTYTTSDPIKSKLQARHLDSSDQSENEACQLQKTKTLSPEISAISLSQKPQHTEKKHIQIGMDLQKEITSIPAERLAPLKQLITNDIIRIFDFSEKNISDAIYIKLETIRDTLIVSMESTFEEFIKSTHMPSTSSSTACERAKYPQMETPSKASYPTSHYPSIPGHHARNTCHKKRPWYFCFKKNNKVAPLPPSQQN, encoded by the coding sequence ATGGTGTCAACAAGTGAAACCAAATCGCAAAAAGAATCTTCTCATTTGGATTCCAGTGAGCCTGGAGGCGAACTTATTGGAAAGGCATCTAGCTTTAGGTTACCTAGCTATACAAGCCATTCACAAGAAGGATCTACATTTATCACAGACAATAGCATCACGGATACATATGAAACCAGTGACGATCAAGAGTCCAAACTCACAGGCTCTGTAACCTTCATTAAAAGACTGAAATCAGCTCTTAAGGGCTCAGGAAAACACAAATCTATTAAAAAGAGACTAAATGCTGAGGCCGAGGCTGGAGAGGACGAATGTAAGCCAGATGGgactgaaacattttcctctgtcCATGTAGAGATGATCACTGAGGTAGAAGgtgaaaaatttaaatcagaGGACCCTGGTGTTATCCATGTCGATTCAACCAGTGACgcagaaaagaaacattgtaAGTCAGAGGAGACTCCTTCTTATCTGCCCTATGATGATTTTTCCCATTTAACAGGAAATATTGAAGAGGAGTCAACTGTCACAGATTTCGTTAAAAATATGCAGTCAACAAGTGAAACCAAATCGCAAAAAGAATCTTCTCATTTGGATTCCAGTGAGCCTGGAGGCAAACTTATTGGAAAGGAATCTAGCTTTAGGTTACCTAGCTATACAAAAGATTCACAAGAGGCTCTGAAAGGCTCTGAAACCTTCATTCAAAGGGTGAAATCAGGTGTTAATGActtaggaaaacacaaacaatgtcAAAAAGACCAACAGACCGAGAAGAAGGACTTATCAGAAGGTAGCAGCAAAAGTATTGCTCCTGACACTGTATCAATTACAACAAAATTGGACCAGAGTTCTTTCTATACAGAggcaatcagtcagtcagaaaCTGAAGGATTTAATTCAGAGGAGATCCAACCAGTGGGTACGTCTATGAGTAAGACGGTTTGCTGCATGCCTTCTCTACTCAGTACAAAATTCACTTACACTACATCTGACCCGATAAAATCCAAACTCCAAGCTCGGCATCTAGATTCATCTGATCAGAGTGAAAATGAAGCATGTCAATTACAAAAGACCAAAACACTCTCCCCTGAGATCTCTGCCATATCCTTATctcaaaaaccacagcataCTGAAAAGAAGCACATTCAAATAGGCATGGATCTTCAGAAAGAAATTACATCTATACCAGCAGAGCGGTTGGCTCCCTTAAAACAATTAATTACCAATGACATTATAAGGATCTTtgatttttctgaaaaaaacatttctgatgcTATTTACATTAAATTAGAAACCATCAGAGACACATTGATTGTTAGCATGGAGTCAACCTTTGAAGAGTTTATTAAAAGCACACATATGCcctctaccagctcatctacggCATGTGAGAGAGCAAAATACCCTCAAATGGAAACTCCCAGTAAAGCTAGTTACCCCACAAGCCATTACCCTAGTATCCCAGGCCACCATGCCAGAAATACCTGTCACAAGAAAAGACCGTggtacttttgttttaaaaagaataataaggtTGCACCATTGCCACCATCACAACAAAACTGA